A part of Puniceicoccaceae bacterium genomic DNA contains:
- a CDS encoding rhamnulokinase family protein: MRKRNVYLAADVGAGSGRVLAAIFENQRIRLEEVCRFDNQPISIRGSLYWQITHIFASIKAGMREAVQRYGDDVVSIGVDTWGVDFALIDKTGRLLGIPYCYRDSRTNGMDAVSEQIVPQSERYAIAGIQHLHFNSIYQLLAESRQAGSLLEHANQLLFVPDLLNYWLCGVATNEMTIASTSELLDAQSGEWSDTLIERFAFPRSLFGELVEPGTLLGKLQPDVAAEVGSDRMVVVTTPSHDTAAAVAACPLSSSDSIYISSGTWSLMGVESETCHTTAVANAMGLTHERGVEGTIRLLKNISGFWIFQQCKRDWDEQGLGLSYDALRELAAKAPPFQAWLDPNDALFEAPGPMVERVKAFFETTGQQVEATPALICRSIFEGLALSYRSVKEGIERVTGKGYDTIHILGGGSQNDFLNQLAADATGCKVLAGPLEGSSLGNVLAQLKADGKIERIRDGRSIIAESFELCRFLPQSELDWAAASKQFQAVIETRRNAG; the protein is encoded by the coding sequence ATGCGAAAACGAAACGTATATTTAGCGGCGGACGTAGGTGCTGGCAGCGGGAGGGTGCTGGCTGCAATTTTTGAAAACCAGCGTATTCGTCTGGAAGAAGTGTGCCGCTTTGACAATCAACCGATCTCGATCCGGGGTTCGCTGTACTGGCAGATCACCCACATTTTTGCGTCGATCAAGGCGGGCATGCGTGAGGCAGTACAGCGCTATGGCGACGATGTCGTGAGCATCGGTGTGGATACCTGGGGAGTGGATTTTGCACTGATAGACAAGACTGGTCGCCTGCTGGGCATTCCCTACTGTTATCGGGACTCCCGCACCAATGGCATGGACGCGGTATCCGAGCAGATTGTGCCGCAGTCGGAGCGCTATGCCATTGCGGGCATTCAGCACCTTCACTTCAACTCCATCTATCAGCTCCTTGCAGAGTCGCGGCAGGCAGGTTCTTTGCTGGAGCATGCAAATCAACTGTTGTTTGTTCCTGATTTGCTGAACTACTGGCTTTGTGGTGTCGCAACGAACGAAATGACGATTGCTTCGACCAGTGAATTGCTCGATGCGCAGAGTGGAGAGTGGTCGGATACACTGATCGAGCGTTTTGCATTTCCCCGCTCGCTGTTTGGGGAGCTGGTGGAACCGGGAACGCTCCTGGGCAAATTGCAACCTGATGTGGCGGCGGAAGTGGGAAGTGATCGTATGGTTGTCGTGACCACGCCCTCTCATGATACGGCGGCGGCTGTGGCGGCCTGTCCGCTGAGTTCGTCCGACTCGATTTACATTAGTTCCGGTACCTGGTCTCTGATGGGGGTGGAATCGGAAACCTGCCACACGACCGCCGTTGCCAATGCGATGGGACTTACGCATGAGCGAGGGGTGGAAGGGACGATTCGCCTGCTCAAAAACATCAGCGGATTCTGGATCTTTCAACAGTGCAAACGCGACTGGGATGAGCAGGGCCTGGGGCTGAGCTATGATGCCCTTCGGGAACTCGCAGCAAAAGCGCCACCGTTCCAGGCTTGGCTGGACCCCAACGATGCCTTGTTTGAAGCGCCCGGTCCCATGGTTGAGCGCGTGAAGGCGTTTTTCGAAACAACCGGACAGCAAGTGGAGGCGACGCCGGCCCTGATCTGCCGATCCATTTTTGAGGGACTGGCACTCAGTTACCGCTCCGTGAAAGAAGGAATAGAGCGAGTGACCGGGAAAGGCTACGATACGATTCACATCCTTGGTGGCGGATCACAGAATGATTTTCTCAATCAACTCGCAGCGGATGCGACGGGCTGCAAAGTGCTGGCGGGACCGCTTGAGGGGAGCAGTCTTGGCAACGTGCTCGCACAGCTGAAGGCAGACGGTAAGATCGAGCGCATCCGGGATGGACGTTCCATCATTGCGGAATCCTTTGAGCTGTGCCGTTTTCTGCCACAAAGCGAACTGGACTGGGCCGCAGCGTCGAAACAATTTCAGGCGGTGATTGAAACACGCCGGAATGCGGGGTGA
- a CDS encoding DEAD/DEAH box helicase — protein MTLHSIDIPLTLPDLWQQDAVRQILEGRDVVVDAPTGAGKTYIFEMLVESRKLQGQLIFTVPTRALANDKLLEWRHKGWNVGIATGDITDNLNAPVLVATLETQKARLLQGAQPRLIVIDEYQMIQDPSRGTNYEMTIAVAAPNTQLLLLSGSVQNPADVVDWLRRIGRKAHLISHRERPVPQEQLYLEALPDRAPKSIYGFWPRFLYRALQAELDPILIFAPQRKDAERIARQVAASLPEDDPLELSPEQRNLAGEALAKLLKSRVAFHHSGLSYRQRAGVIEPLAKAGQLRIVVATTGLGAGINFSMRSVIVTERDYRQRDQVSQVRPDELLQMFGRAGRRGLDDRGYVLVLPQKPRLEDAAPITVRRIHQLDWPSFLGLMQQAHQLGQDPRKAALKLAASLFTHSPLPLGFESGSTPLTTPTVHKQLSPAATSHSSALNAKDTLIEILNSQGTWERRRGPHEVQLQHTLSFHRNHWKPSTQVAGTLSRFPHGNTCKIQHKGKRQYAKEWVVAHFPTQSDHHSLLLNKKYRKAAVQAFANTSAKAPSIPKRMDLAQLESHLRKALPLITQGGQLIDLLERNSSVIARVDMAAASITARKDSHGNFLVDPPEREVTRAYENFSLKDHALAGSSRSDASPAKIWLQLGLINARGIPTRRGVLFSYFNHGEGLAVAAALEDADYPIEQLVWDLANLRTGHRFDELGDLGSRLSYVCRESYGSVSHPGYLHRGLPEEYGEGGSELVFNLSKSARWKYEIIGGEISEGDVERVWLEWKSVLRQIANAPEFPWSRWQELQAQARERIQIATTSHNLLDLPALTVRQRSRKPMPFRARRS, from the coding sequence ATGACACTCCACTCCATCGACATTCCCCTGACACTTCCAGACCTCTGGCAACAGGACGCAGTTCGCCAGATTCTGGAAGGAAGGGATGTGGTTGTGGATGCCCCGACAGGTGCGGGAAAAACCTACATTTTTGAAATGCTGGTGGAGTCCCGAAAGCTGCAGGGTCAGCTGATTTTCACAGTTCCCACCCGTGCTCTCGCCAATGACAAACTACTCGAATGGCGACACAAGGGCTGGAATGTCGGCATCGCTACCGGTGATATCACCGACAATCTGAATGCACCCGTACTTGTGGCAACCCTCGAAACTCAAAAGGCCCGCTTACTGCAGGGTGCCCAACCCCGCCTGATCGTCATCGACGAATACCAGATGATCCAGGACCCCTCCCGCGGCACCAACTACGAAATGACCATCGCCGTCGCCGCTCCCAACACTCAACTGCTTCTGTTGAGCGGCAGTGTTCAAAACCCCGCAGACGTCGTTGACTGGCTCCGGCGCATCGGGAGGAAGGCACATCTCATCTCCCACCGGGAACGCCCGGTTCCACAGGAACAACTCTATCTCGAAGCCCTTCCCGACCGTGCCCCCAAATCCATCTATGGATTCTGGCCACGTTTCCTCTATAGGGCCCTGCAGGCGGAGCTGGATCCCATCCTCATATTCGCTCCCCAGCGCAAGGATGCCGAACGCATTGCACGTCAGGTTGCGGCTTCACTGCCCGAAGACGATCCGCTCGAACTCAGTCCCGAGCAACGAAACCTCGCGGGTGAGGCTCTCGCAAAATTGCTGAAATCCCGGGTTGCCTTTCACCACAGCGGTTTGAGCTACCGGCAACGGGCCGGTGTCATCGAACCACTCGCCAAGGCAGGACAGTTGCGCATCGTCGTGGCCACCACAGGTCTCGGAGCTGGCATCAATTTTTCCATGCGTTCCGTCATTGTGACCGAGCGCGATTATCGACAACGGGATCAGGTATCCCAGGTCCGTCCGGATGAATTGCTCCAAATGTTTGGTCGTGCAGGTCGTCGCGGTCTCGATGATCGAGGATATGTGCTTGTTCTGCCTCAGAAACCTCGCCTCGAGGATGCAGCACCCATCACGGTTCGACGCATCCATCAACTCGACTGGCCAAGTTTCCTCGGTCTGATGCAACAGGCCCATCAACTGGGACAGGATCCGCGAAAGGCAGCACTCAAGCTGGCAGCATCCCTGTTCACACACTCCCCTCTTCCACTTGGTTTTGAATCGGGCAGCACCCCACTAACGACTCCAACCGTTCACAAACAACTTTCGCCTGCTGCCACTTCCCATTCTTCTGCGCTCAACGCCAAGGATACGCTGATCGAGATCCTGAATTCCCAGGGAACATGGGAACGCCGCCGTGGCCCCCACGAAGTTCAACTGCAGCACACCCTCAGCTTCCATCGCAATCACTGGAAACCTTCAACACAGGTCGCGGGAACACTCTCCCGCTTCCCACACGGGAACACCTGCAAAATTCAACACAAGGGAAAGCGACAGTATGCCAAAGAATGGGTCGTCGCTCATTTTCCAACCCAATCCGACCACCACAGTCTGCTGCTGAACAAAAAATACCGCAAAGCGGCCGTACAGGCATTTGCCAATACCAGCGCTAAGGCTCCGTCCATCCCAAAGCGCATGGATCTCGCCCAACTCGAATCCCACCTCCGCAAAGCGCTTCCGTTGATCACCCAAGGTGGACAATTGATCGATCTTCTCGAACGCAACAGCAGCGTTATTGCCCGAGTTGACATGGCAGCCGCCAGTATCACCGCTCGCAAGGACTCCCATGGAAACTTCCTTGTCGACCCTCCTGAACGCGAGGTCACCCGAGCTTACGAAAATTTTTCACTCAAGGATCATGCACTCGCTGGATCGTCCCGCTCCGATGCCAGTCCGGCGAAGATCTGGCTCCAGCTTGGTCTGATCAATGCCCGGGGCATTCCCACCCGCCGTGGAGTCCTCTTCAGTTATTTCAATCATGGAGAGGGGCTTGCCGTTGCCGCTGCACTGGAAGATGCGGACTACCCCATTGAACAACTGGTCTGGGATTTGGCAAACCTGCGAACGGGTCACCGCTTTGACGAACTCGGAGATCTTGGCAGTCGGCTCAGTTATGTCTGCCGCGAGAGCTATGGCAGTGTCTCCCACCCCGGATACCTTCATCGTGGATTGCCCGAGGAATACGGAGAGGGAGGTTCTGAACTCGTCTTCAACTTGAGCAAATCCGCTCGCTGGAAATACGAAATCATCGGAGGTGAAATCAGCGAAGGCGACGTTGAGCGGGTCTGGCTCGAATGGAAAAGCGTGCTGCGGCAAATCGCAAATGCCCCTGAATTTCCCTGGTCGCGTTGGCAGGAGCTTCAGGCTCAGGCACGCGAGCGCATCCAGATTGCAACTACCTCCCACAACCTGCTCGACTTGCCAGCACTGACCGTGCGCCAGCGTTCCCGCAAGCCAATGCCGTTTCGAGCCAGACGTTCCTGA